Part of the Candidatus Dadabacteria bacterium genome is shown below.
CGATATTTCCGACAGGGTGCCGAAACTGCCTCCGACGGCGATTATCGAATGGCTCGACTTCGCCACTATCACGTTTCTTGCTTCTCCCATTCCCGTGACTATGGGTATGTCGATGAACCTGTTGGCCGAGGAAGCCTCCGGACCGGGTAGAATCCCGATTGTTGTGCCCCCGGCTGATTTCGCTCCCCGGCACGCGGCTTCCATAACTCCCCCCATCCCGCCGCAGAGCAGAAAACATTTTTTTCTGGCAATCAGAACTCCGACCTCTTCCGAAGCCCTTTTCTCTTCCTCGGTTGCGTTCGCGGCTCCGATTACTCCTATTATCGTTTCCATTTAAGTGTCAGTGCATTGCGTTTAACAAGCTTGTATAAAACGGTTAGAATCACAAGTCCCAAAGTATACCACGGGTTTGGCGATTTATATCAAAGGAAAAGCTTATGTATTACGTGAGAATCTGGCTGACGCTTGTTTTTTCGGTTTGCTTTTTACTTCCTTTCTCTGCTGAGGGAAGCCAGATGAATCTAAGGATTCCTCACGGTTTTGAATTCGGGATTTCAAGAGAAGACGCTCTTAATCTGGTTGAGTTTTCAGAACTCAAGATTGTATCCGACCGCAAATATTCAAATGATCTCTGGAGAGTCGTTCTGGGCGGTTCTGTCGCTGGGGTTACTCTTGATCCTCCGCCGGGCCATGAAACCCGACTTGAATTTTATAAAGACAAGCTAATGTCAAGCTCCATTTTATTCAGTTTTGAGGATGAGAACCGTTTTGCATCCGCAAAGAACGAACTCATAGATGACCTTAAAGGTGCTCTCGGCGACACTTTTAAGCGGGAGAAGATGTTCTCTTACGAGGTGCTGTCATGGGATATTTCGGACACGGTCATACTCGCGAGCCTTAACTCTCAGAAAAAAACGATAGAAATTGAATACGTTCATAAACCTATCCTGCAGAAAAAAACGGCAAAGGACCTGCACCGCAAACGCAGGGAAATTCCAGGAGACCCTGCCAAGGAGATGTTTATTGATGGCAACTTTTCAGCGCGGGAAAAGCGCTAGTCAGTGAAAAAGCGGTCTGTCCTTCAGGTTTTGTGGCGTGCCGCGAACTATTGACCGCTTATGGGAGCCCGAGAGCACGCTCGTGGTAGCGCGGTGCGAAAAAGCGAAGCGGTTTTTTCTTGTTTTTCCCTTTACGAGGGTCTTCCGTAAAGATTCAGCAGCGTCCCTATGTGAAAAGCCAACGCTACGTATATGCCGCACAGAAAAAGCTTCTGATAGCCGGCGAGGTACTTATCTACCAGGAATATAAGCGAGATTAGAAGCAAAAACCACCCTACCGTTTCCAAAATTAGATGAACAAGCCTCTGCACCGACACTTCAGGACTCCCGCTGGCTCTTGACCTGAAAGTCTCCGGCAACTGCATAAAAACTAGGGAGAAGAAAGTTCCCAGTATATATGTCCCGGCGAAGAATCCGAAGAGAACAA
Proteins encoded:
- a CDS encoding TIGR00725 family protein, with amino-acid sequence METIIGVIGAANATEEEKRASEEVGVLIARKKCFLLCGGMGGVMEAACRGAKSAGGTTIGILPGPEASSANRFIDIPIVTGMGEARNVIVAKSSHSIIAVGGSFGTLSEISFALKSGIPVIGLDTWDVSKRIIRCKTPQEAVQAAFELSSQGKKAG